One stretch of Cohaesibacter intestini DNA includes these proteins:
- a CDS encoding LysR substrate-binding domain-containing protein, protein MMHLSSRLPLKAIVYFEAVARLRTLTRASEELSVSSSAISQQIKLLENSLGIALFRRVKRNLVLTEDGERLFKATSEALSIIRRTERQISRRMQQRPLMVRVAPSFGTLWLTKRLPDFIRANPDIDIRVDATSELTDFDKEQVDIEIRYGRETIDRQSSQLLVEDTVLPLCNQEIYSHFAYRDPAEVLQSISLIQSVKSDVSWERWMVENGLNVDNAARIQQFDRSAMAIFMAQEGLGVTLESTTLTHDAIVDGSLRPLFPMLKPVRNASYWMICPSHHLSRRPVHEFRAWLLEEVARDKAALTELQDQMFRIHTLE, encoded by the coding sequence ATGATGCATCTCAGTTCGCGCCTGCCGCTCAAGGCCATTGTCTATTTCGAAGCCGTGGCGCGTCTTCGAACCCTGACGCGGGCATCCGAAGAATTATCGGTTTCCTCCTCCGCAATCAGCCAGCAGATCAAGTTGCTCGAAAATTCGCTGGGCATTGCCCTGTTTCGCCGGGTGAAGCGCAATCTGGTTCTGACCGAAGACGGAGAACGCCTGTTCAAGGCCACCTCCGAAGCCCTATCCATCATTCGCAGAACCGAACGCCAGATCTCGCGGCGCATGCAGCAACGCCCGTTGATGGTGCGTGTGGCACCATCATTCGGAACCTTGTGGCTGACCAAGCGGCTGCCTGATTTCATTCGCGCCAATCCAGACATCGACATTCGCGTTGATGCCACATCCGAGCTGACCGATTTCGACAAGGAACAGGTCGATATCGAAATCCGCTATGGGCGTGAAACCATCGACCGACAATCCTCGCAATTGCTTGTTGAAGACACCGTGCTGCCTTTGTGCAATCAGGAAATATATAGCCATTTCGCCTATCGGGACCCTGCCGAGGTGTTGCAATCCATTAGCCTGATCCAGTCGGTCAAATCGGACGTGTCTTGGGAACGCTGGATGGTCGAAAATGGTCTCAATGTCGACAATGCGGCACGGATACAGCAATTTGACCGCTCGGCGATGGCTATTTTCATGGCTCAGGAAGGGCTTGGTGTGACGTTGGAAAGCACCACATTGACCCATGATGCAATTGTCGATGGAAGCTTGCGTCCGCTCTTTCCGATGCTCAAACCAGTCCGCAATGCCTCCTATTGGATGATCTGTCCGAGCCATCATCTGTCTCGGCGCCCTGTCCATGAGTTCCGCGCCTGGCTGCTGGAGGAAGTCGCCCGTGACAAGGCGGCTCTCACCGAGTTGCAAGACCAGATGTTCCGCATTCACACGCTGGAATGA
- a CDS encoding LysR family transcriptional regulator — protein sequence MDKLSVMHAFRRIVERGSFARAAEDLGVSPALLSREIKLLEESLGTTLLTRTTRSMSLTDAGRLYYDEASGILDAVAQTETRIREGAGAIRGHLKVNASSSFGQTVIAPMLPAFLEAYPDLRLTMSMDDRVVDMVEGGFDVSIRIRSVMPDSALVARKIGTMHQRIFAAPAYLRKMGTPATPQDIRQHRIIGFLLADHLTNWALHGPSGQASIDLDPPVRVGNSLVLRDLLIAGAGMGTLPDFVSKDAEATGALVRVLPNWELPAPEIYAVTASRLGMDARVTAFLDHLRAALQS from the coding sequence ATGGACAAGCTTTCCGTCATGCACGCCTTTCGCCGCATCGTCGAGCGCGGCAGCTTTGCCCGCGCCGCAGAGGATCTTGGTGTCTCGCCCGCACTTCTCAGCCGTGAAATCAAGTTGCTTGAGGAAAGTCTGGGGACCACGCTCCTCACGCGAACCACCCGTTCCATGTCGCTCACGGATGCCGGTCGTCTCTATTACGACGAGGCAAGCGGCATTCTTGATGCGGTGGCCCAGACCGAGACCCGTATTCGTGAGGGGGCAGGCGCGATACGCGGACATCTCAAGGTCAATGCATCTAGTTCCTTCGGGCAAACGGTCATTGCGCCGATGCTTCCGGCATTTCTTGAAGCCTATCCAGACTTGCGTCTGACCATGTCGATGGATGATCGGGTGGTGGACATGGTCGAGGGAGGGTTCGATGTGTCGATCCGCATCCGTTCCGTCATGCCGGATTCCGCGCTCGTGGCCCGCAAGATCGGCACGATGCATCAGCGAATCTTTGCGGCACCTGCCTATTTGCGAAAGATGGGCACCCCAGCCACCCCCCAAGACATCAGGCAACATCGGATCATCGGCTTCCTGCTGGCCGATCATTTGACCAATTGGGCCCTGCATGGACCATCGGGTCAGGCCAGCATCGATCTCGACCCGCCTGTGCGTGTGGGCAACAGTCTGGTCTTGCGTGATCTTTTGATCGCGGGCGCAGGGATGGGAACCTTGCCGGACTTTGTCTCCAAAGACGCTGAAGCGACGGGCGCACTGGTCCGTGTCCTGCCAAATTGGGAGCTTCCAGCACCGGAGATTTATGCAGTGACGGCCTCAAGGCTGGGCATGGATGCTCGGGTGACGGCATTTCTCGATCATCTCCGAGCCGCGTTGCAATCTTAG
- the wrbA gene encoding NAD(P)H:quinone oxidoreductase, protein MTNILVLYYSSYGHVRTLAEAEAEGARHVPGTQVDVRRVPETVPDAIRQQAGFVEDDTPVASPADLEQYDAIIFGTPTQFGMMAGQMKTFLDQAGGLWARNALVGKVGAVFASTGSQHGGHEATLLSTQIPLQHFGMLIAGMPYSFAGQTTADEIIGGAPYGAGTIAGGDGSRAPSAIDLAGARFQGAHVARIARALAGANLVEEAA, encoded by the coding sequence ATGACCAATATTCTTGTTCTTTATTACTCCAGCTATGGCCATGTCCGCACCCTTGCCGAGGCCGAGGCTGAAGGCGCCCGCCATGTGCCGGGCACACAGGTCGATGTGCGCCGTGTCCCCGAAACCGTGCCCGATGCAATCCGTCAACAAGCAGGATTCGTCGAAGACGATACCCCGGTCGCCAGTCCTGCCGACCTCGAACAGTATGATGCCATCATTTTCGGCACACCGACCCAGTTCGGCATGATGGCCGGACAAATGAAAACCTTCCTTGATCAGGCAGGTGGACTTTGGGCCCGCAACGCCTTGGTGGGCAAGGTTGGTGCGGTGTTTGCGTCAACCGGCTCGCAGCATGGTGGCCATGAGGCAACGCTGCTCTCGACGCAAATTCCGCTTCAGCATTTCGGCATGCTGATTGCAGGCATGCCCTATAGTTTTGCTGGGCAAACGACGGCCGACGAGATTATCGGCGGTGCCCCCTATGGGGCAGGCACCATTGCTGGCGGCGACGGATCGCGCGCACCGTCCGCCATCGATTTGGCCGGAGCCCGTTTTCAAGGTGCCCATGTGGCCCGGATCGCCCGAGCCTTGGCCGGAGCCAATCTTGTTGAGGAGGCTGCATGA